The Musa acuminata AAA Group cultivar baxijiao chromosome BXJ3-6, Cavendish_Baxijiao_AAA, whole genome shotgun sequence region TGTTGCCTCTTCCTCTGCATCACCGTCATCACCTTCTCTTCCATATCCTCATCTCTTCCTCATCCAGGTCTCTTTTTCCTTCTCCTATCAATAtgtcttctcctccttccttgcCAACCTCATTCTTTTTGGCCTCTTTCTCTCCCTCCCTGATTGGATAGTACTGAATTTTTCCAAAGTGTCGATACATCAATCCATACTGAAGTTCCAATAATTTGACCAGTGATCAATGTAGGTATCAGATTGATATTTTAAACCTTAATTAGATCAACTTTTTATTGTTTGtgaatgtaaatatatattattttatcttttttacccATGCATTTGTCTCTACAGCCTCATATTAGTGACTGCTGTCTTTTGTATTAACAACAATAATAGCAACTaagccgtaagtcccaactaaataaaattagattgataatcTTTTGTTTTTATCATTATATTGTTCCTTTTAAAAAATTTGTTTGATGCTTTGAGTTAAAAAAATTATGCTTTTCATTAATCTCTTGGTGAATAGTTTTGTGGTATCCAAATTTGTTAGGACATAATGCAAAATTTAATTggtgaaaaaatattttaggccATAAATAATTACATTATGGAAAAGTGCCGGAATGTCTCTCTATGAAGTTAATATCTATTTCATTATAATTGTGTTAAATAAGCATATTTTAGCATGGTTAAAAATATTCATTGGACTGGTACTTGTGGACCTTTATTTATCTGTATTGACAAGCACAGGTAATGGATCATGCAGCTTGATACTGTTTGGTGTATTgctcaatttatttttattattatttcatttaGTCCTGCCATGCAGTTTGGGTTGATGTAATGTTCAGTGTCTCAGTACTGTGCCTATCCGACAAGTTCCTGAAACTAGTATacctattaataaaataatttctaATATATGTTGTAGCTTGGTTTTCAAGATAAACATAAGTTCGACATCTAACATTAATTCTAGAAAATATGTTACAGCTCAATCATGAATTAGGAGCTCAAATTTACAATCTTAATTTTGTTAACTTTATTAAGAATTTAAGATACTAAGTTACTAACAATAGTGGATATACATGTTGCTAATTGCTTTAAAGACACTATGCAAGCCAACACATGGCATTCTCCTTGAATGCTGGTATGGGCCATTGCTGTGTGTTGATACCATGATCTTATCTAAATTGTGTCCATGTGCATTGGCATTTTAACAAAATAGCAAGGGTGATATAATCTGATATAGATAACCTGTATGCGAAGTTCTGGCATACACCTGCACAAAGTAAATTTTGGCCAGGACAAGATGCAATAATAGTTCTTCACTGTTGTTGAAGACAATGTTAAACTTTATAGATATGCTTTAATGAAGGGCAGAGTATGCAAGTACAAATTTAATATGTCAAATAGCTTAACATATTTGTGTAAAAGACTGGAAGTAACTTTTGATAATTTTCAATTAATAACAAAATGGAAGAAACAACAAAAGCATCAACATTATTTACAAACAATAGAAGACTGAAGCTGTCTGTAACAAGTATGTAAAGATACTGAGAAATACAGGATACATAATATGTGCAAATAAAACATTTGCAACAAATATATGGTATGTGCTGTTGCCACAGTAAGTCAAAAAGTCAATGCTATGGTACTCTAGATGACTTCTATCCTAGATGCTCATTTTTATAATGtgatttttcaaaatatttttttggtgATGTTAATAAACTGCTATCTATGaatatctttaatacctaatTAAACCAAAATATTTTATAGTTGAAGGAATTAAGAGAATTATGTTTATTTTTGTTGATGTGTAGTATTGAGGACTATCCATAAATACTAGCATCATAATTCATTATGTTATCTGTCAGTTTGATTAGATGCATTTGCTTGGATAGGCTTTTATCTCTCGCTCAGATGGTAAGAAGTATTCAACTGTGCTATCTCCTGGGAACCCAGAATTAATCAAgtaagcaattttttttttcccccttatATCCTTGAGCAATGAAATAGAATAGTCAAAGGATTTCTAAGATAGATTTCCTTTCTGCTGTTGGGTTCACATTGTTCAGAAAGATTAAAAACATTTGAAGTTCTTGATATGCAGACAAAATTCCATCTCAGGAGCTGGATCTTGGGATTGGAACCTAAATGGAAGGAATACCACCTATCATGCTTTGTATCCAAGGGCCTGGACCATCTATGATGGTAATCACCATGACCTAATACTGATTTTTGCAATTTTGTTATGGTTATTTCATGTGGTTCACTTTTGCTTTCTGTACATATTGCTGAAGCAGGTGAACCTGACCCAGATCTTAAAATAGTTTGCCGTCAGATTTCACCATTCATTCCTCACAATTACAAAGAGAGCAGTTATCCTGTTGCAGTATTCACATTCACAGTAATAAAAAGAAATTGATAGCTAGTGTCATGGCAAATTTGTCACTATTGTTTTCTATGATCTGTTTTCTTATGATGTTTTAGCTAACGAACTTGGCAAACAGTTCTGCTGCAGTAACATTGCTTTTTTCTTGGGCTGTAAGTACAAAATATCTAACTGATTCATTTTCATCATCATTGTTCAATCCTATTATGATTCTCTACTTGTACTATTTGTTTGGTCATTGATTCTTTTAATTAATTGAATAGTATAAACTTTAGTTGCCTAAGATCTTCTTGATCAAATAATATGATCAATTATCTATTTTTCCTTTGATTTCTTCAGAATTCTGTGGGTGGAACCTCTGAATTTTCTGGACATCATTCTAATTCAAAAATGATGTAAGAGTGAAATTTCAAAATGCAATAACTAAACCAGCTCATAGTCAACTTTAGCTGTTGACAATAGTATGCTATTAGATATATAACATGGTATTTAACATGTATTTTCATTGCAGAGAGAAAGATGGTGTTCGTGGAGTACTTTTACATCACAGGTATTTTTAGATACCGGAACTGAGGCCCTGAACAGCATTTCCTGCATGATAATGTTGGTTTGTTGAGTTGCATATATCCATTTCTTGGAGATCCAATGTATCCAAATCATTATGTTGGTGGACACAGAACTGGTGATGGCTTGCCTTCAGTAACATATGCTATTGCAGCAGAAGAGACAACTGATGTCCATGTCTCGGAGTGTCCCTGCTTCATAATAAGTGGAGGTTCTAATGCATTTACAGCTAGGGACATGTGGTGCGCAATCAAAGAGGTTTGTGACATAAGTTCATTGGCATTATTTCATTATAGTGAGTGCATTGTGTAATTCACAATCCTAATCTAGTGACCTCAATTTAGTTACATGCTCAGAATCTTAGCTGACATTTTGCATCTTTAAGTTTTCTCATAAAATGTCCAAGTAATGCTTTATTAAGTGCTTTGTTTGGTAGTAGTCTCAGATAAATAAGCAGTTATAGTCCACAATATCAAGGTTTTACTTTTTGGTTGCTTTTGACATGCTGATAAATGGACCAATCAGTATGGATCGTCAATATGCACATTCGGCTGCCCCTCCTTTGTAACTCCTCATCTAAGTTGGCAGGCTCTACAATCAACAGTTGCTTGGTAGTAGATGCTCCATGTTTGCTGGGACCAATCTTCAGAAAGAAAAACAATTTGAGCAGCTCATTCGTGAAAGATATCTTAATGTTTTTTAGCAAAATTTAGACTAAACCAGCCTGAGTTGTAAATGGAAATAGAAAACCATTATATGCATACCAACCTGGACACTATTTTTGTCCTGCATGTCCATCTGGGAGTGACTGAGCTCATTGAAATTCATGATAAATAAATTATCCATTGCACCATGACATTTATGTGGACATGTTCAACTATTTTCGAGAATAGTTATGTATCTTTCTTAATTAAGGATTATTTAAGCATATCCAGTCGGTGGGAAGAAAGATATATCTCATCCATTACTGTTCAAACTCATCCAAATTAGCAGAAACCAAAAGAATGCTTCTGAATTTGCAAACAAGAGGGAGCTATATTAATCTAAATAATATAGATAAGCTAAAAAAAGTGAAGCTATCATTGTACTATCATATAGATCATATTTTGACAATCTCTGTACTACTGATTTAGCTGCCTTTATTATACTTTTAATTTCCTGTCATTCAAAATGTTCCTCAAGTTACAGCATCAATTATGTAAATAAATGTTCATGAAGAGGTCATTGATACAGACCACACCTCTATGTTACAAATTAATTCTTTCCTTTCTTAATTCTCACAGTTCTTTGTATTGACATTTTCTATATACATTTTACACAAAACAGCATGGATCTTTTGACCACCTTGATCCGGTTGAGATGCCTCTTCATTCTGAACCTGGATCATCAATTGGAGCAGCTGTTGCAGCTTCTGTGGCACTTGCTTCACAGACAACCCGCACTGTGACATTTTCTTTAGCATGGGCTTGCCCTGAAGTAAAGTTTCCTAGTGGAAAGATTTATCATAGGTTAGTAAGCTGATATTCAATCAAGTTTAGGAGTATAATTAACCCTATAGTTTTTATGAATTGAGTAATGTGACAGGCGCTATACCAAATTTTATGGAACACATTGTGATGCAGCAGCAAGTCTTGTGCGTGATGCCATTATTGGTATGATACTCTGCTCAGTTTCGTTATATACCTTTTGGGTTGACTTGTCTCTGAGATACTAATGCTTATCTCCCATAGGTAAAATTTCAACTTATTAATATTCTTTATTTTAGCCTTTCTTCTATATTAGATGACAGATAAATCCTTCTCCATTTTAATTCAACAGAGCATGGCTCCTGGGAGACCCAGATTGAAGAATGGCAAAATCCTATTCTGCAAGACAGGAGGCTCCCTTCTTGGTTTGTTCTGAGTACCATATACACTATAAAGTTACTGCTGCAAAATGGTTTTGACATTTATTCTTCTTTGCAGGTATCCTGTCACTTTATTCAATGAACTATACTATCTTAATGCTGGAGGAGCAATTTGGACAGGTGATTTTTTAGTTGTATGATACCTACATGAACAATATGTTCTTGTGATTAACAGGTCATTGTGTCCTACCACAGATGGGTCACCTCCAATTCAGAGTTTGGCAACTattgaggaaagaaaattcttccTCGATATGTCAAATGGAGATTTCGATAGTTTGTCTGAGGTCATAGCAGGAAAGAATACTGCAGTCAATATCCTTAATAGAATGACATCAATACTTGAAAAGTTGTATGCGCCCATTCAATCAAACTCAGCCACAGGGATATCATTGCTTGAAGGAGAAGAAAACATTGGTCAGTTTCTCTATCTTGAAGGGATTGAGTACTGTATGTGGAATACGTATGACGTCCACTTCTATTCATCTTATTCCCTGATAATGCTGTTTCCAAAACTCGAACTCAGCATTCAACGAGACTTTGCTGCAGCAGTAATGATGCATGATCCTGAGAAGGTTCAAACTCTGAGTGATGGCAAGTGGTCTGCAAGAAAAGTTCTTGGAGCTGTTCCTCATGATCTTGGGCTTAATGACCCATGGTTCAAGGTCAATGCTTATAATCTTCACAACACAGATAGATGGAAGGACTTGAACCCTAAATTTGTACTTCAGGCTTGGAGAGACACGGTAGCCACCGGTGACAAGCGCTTTGCAAAAGCTGTTTGGCCTTCAGTCTACATGGCAATTGCCTACATGGATCAGTTTGACAAGGATAAAGATGGAATGATTGAAAATGAAGGCTTTCCGGATCAAACGTATGATGTCTGGTCAGTTACTGGTGTTAGCTCATATAGTGGAGGACTTTGGGTGGCTGCTCTGCAAGCTGCTTCAGCCATGGCACGTGAAGTTGGTGACAGAGCCTCTGAAGAACTTTTCTGGGACAAGTATCTGAAAGCAAAATCTGTTTATCACAAGTTGTGGAATGGTTCTTACTTCAATTATGACAACAGTGGTAGCAAGACAAGCTCATCTATTCAGGCTGATCAGTTAGCTGGACATTGGTAATTAATGTTTCATTAAGCAAAAGTTGTCCTTTTGGCTAAGGAATTTCCTTCTATTTGGATTTTGTTTGGTAGAATGGTGGATGTTTCATTGTGCACATGATCTATTTGTTTCATTATGTTTACATGAAATGTTTTATATTTTcagtaatgatttttatgatgtatGTGGTGTTATTATTGTGTCAGAATCAAAGTTGAACTTTGTCTGTAACTTAATAATGTAGATTCCTCGAggaatattatttattttctttattgctttattttatttttgttgtctTACTGTATCTTCTTATGTTTTACTCTGAACTGTACTCTTAAGATAACTTGTCTAATCCCTTTTTGCAATAGTTTGGTAATCGTAATTGAATACATGACTATCTTTCAGGTATGCTAGAGCATGCGGTCTCATGTCAATCGTTGACAAGGAGAAAGCAAAAAGTACATTTCAGAAAATCTTTAGCtttaatgtcttaaaattcaaggATGGCAAGAGGGGAGCAGTTAATGGGATGAGACCAGATGGCACTATTGATAAGTCTACCATGCAGTCAAGAGAGATATGGCCTGGAGTAACGTATTCAGTTGCTGCTGCGATGATTCAAGAAGGCATGTTAGAAGAAGCATTCAGAACTGCACAAGGGATATATGAAGCTGCCTGGTCCCAAGAAGGACTCGGGTTAGTATCTATTACTCTGGAATTCTGACACAGTGAAAGTCCATTAACCTTCTTTTTTCGAGATTACATCAGCCACGAGTAGTATTATTGTTCTCTACAATCCACAcatgtagctaataatataatcctATACCTAGGCTACATGACTTTGCATTTCCAATATTGACCTCTTGTGCCATTTTCTACAATGAAAGAAAAAGTTATGTTTTTGTTTAGCAGCAGTCCTTTTATGTGCACTTGTAGGCAAATATTTTCATGCACTTATGCTGTAAGCAAACATAGAATGGATTAATCAGTATGAGTACGGAGCATAGGTCATATGGAAATGAAACTCTTTCAGAACAGTCAGGTCTTGGAGGAAGAATTTTATACTTGCAAACCCAAGTACCACCCGAGGCATAATTTGATCCACTAGGTTATTTTTGGGACAGACCCACCTGTATAAGAAGTGCCCAATTGAATGAATTGGTTCTCAGCCTAATATTTGAAGTATTTTACATCGGTTAATGTTATTCCACCATAGCGCCTATCATTTCATCTGTCTACAAAACATGCTTTTATTTAACCTCTTTAAGCAAAGCAGCAAAATTGTCTAGCTAATCAATTTCTGGTCATTATATTCACATTCcattatacatatattttttttaagctTGTTATGTGCCCGATAGTCCTTTTGAATTAAAGTAGGATAATGACTTGAATAAGTTCTGGACCAAATTTATCAGGAGAAATTATTGTTTACCCACATGTGCCTTTCCCAGTTTCAACCTAAGCACTTTATGGTTTAAATCACATCACCAACTCATTTCCTGCATGTTGGATACTTAGCCCTTGTTGTTGTTACCTACCTCATATTGAAATTCATGTGCCATGACATGGTGCTGCTCGTGTGACATTTTGCATCACAATGACATGATAATGTAGTGATGATGTGGTAGATAAATGTGGGCCAATAGGACTCTTTTATGTCCAATGTACTGATGTGCATACTAAGTGATGCATATGTGGTGTTCTCATGGGGTGTGGAAACAATGTGTTGCGTATGTGGTAGGGGTCACTAGACTCTTGTTTCCATTCATGCTGATGTGGTGCTAATTGGTTCCTTCAGGCTTGTCCAAGTAGCACcacatgtttctcctgtccaaatTACATAAATGGGGCAGACATTGGATCACTGTGATCCATGTGGCACCAGTGTCCCTGCTATTATAACCATTTTATGTATGTGGTGCCATATAAGCACTGACATGCCATTGAGTGTAGTTTATATTCATTcctttttttaaaatatcatcATTACCTAAATCGAGCTCCGTCTGATTTCCGAAAAGCTTATATGCTAAGAACATTTTTATCATATAATTCTATCAACATGAGGCAGATAATGGCAGTTTTAATGTAATATATTGATACACAGATGGGTAAGCAAAATTTATAGTCAAACCATAGGTGGATAAATTATGACTTCCCCAATTTAGTGTCTAGAGAACAAACACACCAAAAGGTAATTTCAGCTTCTTTAGAGTATATGCTGTGAAGATGTAGGAGCACGTTAATGCTTGGGCTTTTATCTTCTTCGCTACGTTGTTGTTTCTAGAAAGGTAATTTGCAAGAGCTACCATTGGCAATAAATGATTCCCCTCACAAGAATCATTTTTGGTTTCGATGAAAGGATTGACTCAATGGTTGTATGTTACGACTTCAATTACTTGAAGAGTTTCGTGCACAACCATAATTGCTTCCAAGTTTCAGAATTCTTTCCAAGTGCATCCATCGAATCGTGCTGTCTTTGATATCTTACAACTGTTAATTTGGATGACAGGTACTCGTTCCAGACCCCTGAAGCTTGGAATAATGAGGATCAATACCGGTCGCTCTGCTACATGCGCCCCTTGGCAATATGGGCAATGCAATGGGCA contains the following coding sequences:
- the LOC135640504 gene encoding uncharacterized protein LOC135640504 isoform X4, whose amino-acid sequence is MSENGNKKGMKDPLLSDPYSRADDPLVKVDPGQPPPLTWQRKASNKGHQLSEFTLTMGEKLKLAPLGIRLVKQIVEEAARGQVAVIDPLKERVGTSCQGVPLGGIGVGSIGRSYKGDFQRWQLFPGICEDKPVLANQFSAFISRSDGKKYSTVLSPGNPELIKQNSISGAGSWDWNLNGRNTTYHALYPRAWTIYDAGEPDPDLKIVCRQISPFIPHNYKESSYPVAVFTFTLTNLANSSAAVTLLFSWANSVGGTSEFSGHHSNSKMIEKDGVRGVLLHHRTGDGLPSVTYAIAAEETTDVHVSECPCFIISGGSNAFTARDMWCAIKEHGSFDHLDPVEMPLHSEPGSSIGAAVAASVALASQTTRTVTFSLAWACPEVKFPSGKIYHRRYTKFYGTHCDAAASLVRDAIIEHGSWETQIEEWQNPILQDRRLPSWYPVTLFNELYYLNAGGAIWTDGSPPIQSLATIEERKFFLDMSNGDFDSLSEVIAGKNTAVNILNRMTSILEKLYAPIQSNSATGISLLEGEENIGQFLYLEGIEYCMWNTYDVHFYSSYSLIMLFPKLELSIQRDFAAAVMMHDPEKVQTLSDGKWSARKVLGAVPHDLGLNDPWFKVNAYNLHNTDRWKDLNPKFVLQAWRDTVATGDKRFAKAVWPSVYMAIAYMDQFDKDKDGMIENEGFPDQTYDVWSVTGVSSYSGGLWVAALQAASAMAREVGDRASEELFWDKYLKAKSVYHKLWNGSYFNYDNSGSKTSSSIQADQLAGHWYARACGLMSIVDKEKAKSTFQKIFSFNVLKFKDGKRGAVNGMRPDGTIDKSTMQSREIWPGVTYSVAAAMIQEGMLEEAFRTAQGIYEAAWSQEGLGYSFQTPEAWNNEDQYRSLCYMRPLAIWAMQWALSLPPNVCKEPETVLDGEADSKHIVAFSRVAKLLKLPEEETSKSILRVIYEITCGRLRS
- the LOC135640504 gene encoding uncharacterized protein LOC135640504 isoform X1 — its product is MSENGNKKGMKDPLLSDPYSRADDPLVKVDPGQPPPLTWQRKASNKGHQLSEFTLTMGEKLKLAPLGIRLVKQIVEEAARGQVAVIDPLKERVGTSCQGVPLGGIGVGSIGRSYKGDFQRWQLFPGICEDKPVLANQFSAFISRSDGKKYSTVLSPGNPELIKQNSISGAGSWDWNLNGRNTTYHALYPRAWTIYDAGEPDPDLKIVCRQISPFIPHNYKESSYPVAVFTFTLTNLANSSAAVTLLFSWANSVGGTSEFSGHHSNSKMIEKDGVRGVLLHHRTGDGLPSVTYAIAAEETTDVHVSECPCFIISGGSNAFTARDMWCAIKEHGSFDHLDPVEMPLHSEPGSSIGAAVAASVALASQTTRTVTFSLAWACPEVKFPSGKIYHRRYTKFYGTHCDAAASLVRDAIIEHGSWETQIEEWQNPILQDRRLPSWYPVTLFNELYYLNAGGAIWTDGSPPIQSLATIEERKFFLDMSNGDFDSLSEVIAGKNTAVNILNRMTSILEKLYAPIQSNSATGISLLEGEENIGQFLYLEGIEYCMWNTYDVHFYSSYSLIMLFPKLELSIQRDFAAAVMMHDPEKVQTLSDGKWSARKVLGAVPHDLGLNDPWFKVNAYNLHNTDRWKDLNPKFVLQAWRDTVATGDKRFAKAVWPSVYMAIAYMDQFDKDKDGMIENEGFPDQTYDVWSVTGVSSYSGGLWVAALQAASAMAREVGDRASEELFWDKYLKAKSVYHKLWNGSYFNYDNSGSKTSSSIQADQLAGHWYARACGLMSIVDKEKAKSTFQKIFSFNVLKFKDGKRGAVNGMRPDGTIDKSTMQSREIWPGVTYSVAAAMIQEGMLEEAFRTAQGIYEAAWSQEGLGYSFQTPEAWNNEDQYRSLCYMRPLAIWAMQWALSLPPNVCKEPETVLDGEADSKHIVAFSRVAKLLKLPEEETSKSILRVIYEITCGRWYKVEISKSSSLHHFGA
- the LOC135640504 gene encoding uncharacterized protein LOC135640504 isoform X3, with translation MSENGNKKGMKDPLLSDPYSRADDPLVKVDPGQPPPLTWQRKASNKGHQLSEFTLTMGEKLKLAPLGIRLVKQIVEEAARGQVAVIDPLKERVGTSCQGVPLGGIGVGSIGRSYKGDFQRWQLFPGICEDKPVLANQFSAFISRSDGKKYSTVLSPGNPELIKQNSISGAGSWDWNLNGRNTTYHALYPRAWTIYDAGEPDPDLKIVCRQISPFIPHNYKESSYPVAVFTFTLTNLANSSAAVTLLFSWANSVGGTSEFSGHHSNSKMIEKDGVRGVLLHHRTGDGLPSVTYAIAAEETTDVHVSECPCFIISGGSNAFTARDMWCAIKEHGSFDHLDPVEMPLHSEPGSSIGAAVAASVALASQTTRTVTFSLAWACPEVKFPSGKIYHRRYTKFYGTHCDAAASLVRDAIIEHGSWETQIEEWQNPILQDRRLPSWYPVTLFNELYYLNAGGAIWTDGSPPIQSLATIEERKFFLDMSNGDFDSLSEVIAGKNTAVNILNRMTSILEKLYAPIQSNSATGISLLEGEENIGQFLYLEGIEYCMWNTYDVHFYSSYSLIMLFPKLELSIQRDFAAAVMMHDPEKVQTLSDGKWSARKVLGAVPHDLGLNDPWFKVNAYNLHNTDRWKDLNPKFVLQAWRDTVATGDKRFAKAVWPSVYMAIAYMDQFDKDKDGMIENEGFPDQTYDVWSVTGVSSYSGGLWVAALQAASAMAREVGDRASEELFWDKYLKAKSVYHKLWNGSYFNYDNSGSKTSSSIQADQLAGHWYARACGLMSIVDKEKAKSTFQKIFSFNVLKFKDGKRGAVNGMRPDGTIDKSTMQSREIWPGVTYSVAAAMIQEGMLEEAFRTAQGIYEAAWSQEGLGYSFQTPEAWNNEDQYRSLCYMRPLAIWAMQWALSLPPNVCKEPETVLDGEADSKHIVAFSRVAKLLKLPEEETSKSILRVIYEITCGRLRKMV
- the LOC135640504 gene encoding uncharacterized protein LOC135640504 isoform X2, whose translation is MSENGNKKGMKDPLLSDPYSRADDPLVKVDPGQPPPLTWQRKASNKGHQLSEFTLTMGEKLKLAPLGIRLVKQIVEEAARGQVAVIDPLKERVGTSCQGVPLGGIGVGSIGRSYKGDFQRWQLFPGICEDKPVLANQFSAFISRSDGKKYSTVLSPGNPELIKQNSISGAGSWDWNLNGRNTTYHALYPRAWTIYDGEPDPDLKIVCRQISPFIPHNYKESSYPVAVFTFTLTNLANSSAAVTLLFSWANSVGGTSEFSGHHSNSKMIEKDGVRGVLLHHRTGDGLPSVTYAIAAEETTDVHVSECPCFIISGGSNAFTARDMWCAIKEHGSFDHLDPVEMPLHSEPGSSIGAAVAASVALASQTTRTVTFSLAWACPEVKFPSGKIYHRRYTKFYGTHCDAAASLVRDAIIEHGSWETQIEEWQNPILQDRRLPSWYPVTLFNELYYLNAGGAIWTDGSPPIQSLATIEERKFFLDMSNGDFDSLSEVIAGKNTAVNILNRMTSILEKLYAPIQSNSATGISLLEGEENIGQFLYLEGIEYCMWNTYDVHFYSSYSLIMLFPKLELSIQRDFAAAVMMHDPEKVQTLSDGKWSARKVLGAVPHDLGLNDPWFKVNAYNLHNTDRWKDLNPKFVLQAWRDTVATGDKRFAKAVWPSVYMAIAYMDQFDKDKDGMIENEGFPDQTYDVWSVTGVSSYSGGLWVAALQAASAMAREVGDRASEELFWDKYLKAKSVYHKLWNGSYFNYDNSGSKTSSSIQADQLAGHWYARACGLMSIVDKEKAKSTFQKIFSFNVLKFKDGKRGAVNGMRPDGTIDKSTMQSREIWPGVTYSVAAAMIQEGMLEEAFRTAQGIYEAAWSQEGLGYSFQTPEAWNNEDQYRSLCYMRPLAIWAMQWALSLPPNVCKEPETVLDGEADSKHIVAFSRVAKLLKLPEEETSKSILRVIYEITCGRWYKVEISKSSSLHHFGA